Genomic window (Syngnathus typhle isolate RoL2023-S1 ecotype Sweden linkage group LG19, RoL_Styp_1.0, whole genome shotgun sequence):
TTCACCCTGATAAACACAACACTTGAAACATTCCAGGCTTGTAGTAATAATTGACAAGTCCTTGTAGGTTTTCTTTTATCATTTCCTAGGTTTGGACTTCTTTCCTCCTGAAGGTCTTCCTTGAGGTTGCCCCCCCGCCGGTTTTACACGACCGCCCTTCTTGCCTTTCCCTTTGCCGCCGCCCCCCACATTATTCTTGCGTCCCTTCCTCCCGGCTTGCTTGCCCCTCTTGCTGTTCCTGGCCGCTGCCTCCTCTCGGTCCTCCTCCCTCATTTGCTTGTTGACTGCCTTGGTGACATCCAACTTAGGCCTCTTGCTGTCCATCATCTTAAGGAGCTCCAGCTGCTTGTCCTTCTCTATTGAGAAGTCACCCACGACTGGCTGGAACTTGCGCCTCTTGCCTGGTAGGGTTGAAAGAAAATTAACAATTTATTGATAGTTAGTATAGCAGAGAGGTTAACACAGCTAGCATGCAAATACTAACCGGCGCCCTTGGCCAGTTTCTCCTTGGGAAGCTTCTCTTGGAACTTCCCCACGGAAGCTGTGGATGTCCGCGCCACGATGGCCGCTCGGACTAGCTCGTCTTTGGACTGCTTGGCCACGGGAGTCAAACCCGCGCCAGGGACCTTGATCTTCTGCGCCCGGGCAATGTTACGCAGACGGTTCAGCTCATTCTTGGCCACACGCTCCTTCTTGGCGGTGACGCGCTTGGCAAACTGGTCCTCATTCGGGTCGGCGGTCTGTGGAACCTCGATGAGCCATTCCTTGGTGTCATCCTTGGCTCGCTTGTATCCCCATCGCCTCCGCCACTCCTTAGCTGTCTCGTCCCACACCAAGttggtcttcttcttcttctggatGCCCTTGAGCTTTGCAAACTGCTCCCACTTCAGATGGAAGAATTATaaagttaaaaaagaaatacaccaaAACCAGAAAACTATTTTGCAACAGACtatagttgttgttgttttttagctATCTTACTTACTTTAACTctagccacataaaatgaaagTTGAAATAATAATGTGAACGTAATCCACAAGACTGTGCCGGAGACCCACAAAGAATTCTAACCTTGGTCGGAGGCCGGGGCTTAGGCGGCGGCTTCTCCCGAGGTAAGGGGGTCGTCGGTTCGGGTAGTTTGGCCACCACGACCTCTTGGATCCTCTCCGTGGGGAGCTTCCACAGCTCGTTGACGAGTAGTTGCGTGTTGTCGCGGGCCAGGGAGCGGAGAAAGTCGGACGCTTTCTTCCCGGTTAAGTCGCGCTGCTCCACGGGGTTCTTGTCGTAGGCCAGCAGGTTGCCCAGGTCGAAGTCCAGCTCTAGCTCTTTGTTCACTGTAATGCTGCGAAGCTTCTCCGCTTCGTCGCGCTTCGCTTGGGCGAGGAGCTCGTCGAAGTTACAAGAAGCAGTGGCCATGTTGGACGTGGACTGAAACGGTGTATTCACACGTGCTTGTatgaaaacacaaacacttCCGGGTTAAGGTTGGAAGGATGTAATTGTGCAACTTACCCACAAGAGGGAGACACCCCCCTTTTACCCCACAAGAGGGAGACACCCCCCCATACCCCTTTACCCCAATGTGTGTTTTACTGCAGTTTATAGTACTGTACGtacttaaatattttatatgcaatttatttttaatgttgaTAATTTTTCAGAGGTTGTACGTTGCGTCAAATATTTTATATCCGCTGGCGTATACATTTCCTATTTCTATTAAAGGACAttcacattattttttaaaaatagcttTGATTAACTTTGCAAAAGATTAATGTCAGTGTTTCCACTGAGATGAAATgtgtataaaaatatataagccATAAATTGTAGGTCGTTATCTCGGTCCTTTTCTGCACTAATTTGAAGAAGGATGAAGGTGTCTGATAACAGCATGATGATGTTATTATTGGGAGTTGGCTGTATACATTGTCGGCCATAGCGCTCCGCCTGAATGTTAAGACGCTTGACAGGCTTGCAGATAAGGTCACAGGCAAGGGGATGGTGGATAATTGGTGGCCCAAAGTCTCTTGTGGGATTTAAAAAGACCCCTCATGTCTTCACCAGACGAGATATATGATGCAAGGCAGGAAATAGAAAGTTTGGAAATACCTTTGTTACAGAGATGAAGTCGCATTATGACATTTAAATTGTTCGGCCAGCCTGTTTAAATGTGGAATTAGGGTAAACATATTctaaagaaaatgtaaaattcATTTGTTACATTTAATTTTATGGCGCTCGCTGAGTTGAGCATCCCGCCAGGTTATTCCAAAATGCCCCCCTGAGGATTTATGTAAAGTCAAAATGGCTGCCTTCCCCATTCCTTTTTCTCCTGCATTTcagttaccccccccccccacacacacacacatcttttgCTGACTTTTGGATGGAGGGATGAAGGCAGTAAACAGGATTACTTTTCCACACCATTTCTTCTATAGAAGAACACAGGACACACGTCACTTTTGCACTTTTTCCTCCATGACGTATTGAAGCTTTTCATCCTCACACAGGTTTTTCTTCCCAAAGTGGTTTTGATCGTCTCCAGTGAGCTCTTAGTACGAATCAAAGCCTTTTAACAGCAATGATACACCTTCAGTCACCCTTTTACAGAGTTGagggcttttttttaacttgcagtaGCGCTCCTAATGTGTCAGAATGTGATGGTTTCCCCCATGAACAGGCCAAAATAGACCTACCCCCAAAACTCTCTGTGTTGTTGTTCTGTTGATCTGTAATTTagaaattgaattaaaaactAAAAGGATCGTTGCGCTAGATTGTAAATTGaatttaatacatttattatttcaTCCAAATTCTAATGTAGTTTACAAAACACCATGGATGGATTAACGAATAGCACCCTTAAACaacatatttgaacaaaaaaaggaGGCACAACACATTTAGACAGACAAGataacaatactcacaggcatTTATTCTTTAACCTCAGTGAAGAATGAGTAACATGTGTCACTACATATAATTGTCCTTATCatactgcccccttgtggccgtTGTGCACCCGCAATAAGGAGCAGCGCAATGTCCAACTGAATTTAACAGAACCGTATTTGTATCAGTATGTTCCGTAGCCCACTTTCCGCTCGCACAACGCCTGTGGCAGGGAGGAAGTCAACTCTAAACTGCTCATGCACGAAAAATAATATTCACCTACCTGCTCGGGCTTAGGCACTTTTCATGATTACATTGGCCGCTTCCTGTGGGTTTGAGTCTGGCATGTCGGCTCGGGTTAGAGGAGCCTTTATCAATCTGCTAAAAATGCCACTTTGGCACTACGGGCCATGTTAAGTCCCATCACGGATACAGAAGACGTCAGCGGGCGATGCCAGAGCGAGGCTATTTAGCGACGGATAATAAGAGCAAATATTGACCAGGTCTGTCTGTGTTTTTGTTGGCCCCCAGGTACACACGCGTCGGCAAATACCCATCCGGCCCTCAGGTGGAGCCTGAGAAATCCCCTTTGAAGCCGCCACCCCCCCTTAATGAACACGGGGGCCACCCTACGTGAGGGGCATTCGAGGTCCTTATTGATCCCCGCTTCTTAATTAGCCCTCCGAGTGCACATCAGCGCATAATTAGACGGATTCTATGTCCAATGAATGTGGACAGACACTAATTCCTCTCAGGAGACAGCTTGTCCTGAGAATGAAGAATTGGGTCAATTAATTTAGTTAGTATATCCTCAGCATTCTACATTTACCATTGTTTGATTAGTTTCTACTATTTCAAAATTGTGCATTGTAGTCCAAATCCAGCCCAAAGTGACTTTTATCATCCAGTTTTCTTTGCCTTCCCCTCCCTCGTCCACCTGATCAATGGGGCGATTAAATGGCGCTCACATAGTCTTTACCCGGCATGATGCAACCGTAGCAAAACGAACCCCGCTTTCACCTAAGCGTCCGCTCGGGGATGATCCCGAGCTATAAATAATATGGATTGTATACGTCTCTGCCGAGGCCCTGCGGCGCCGCTATAATGGCTTTGATATGGAGATTAAAAGCCTCCCCGCTCACCACCTCATGCCTGGACTTGGAGCGAAACAACTCCTCATATGTGTTTCTTGAGACATGAAAAGAGCCTCACATCAACGCACCTTCATGCGGAATTCGAGACCTCAGCATGGAAAGCGCGTTTCCGCCACCTTCCAGTCTTCAAAGCAAAAATTGCGTCCGTTCAATGGGGCGCTTTTCAGATAGCGAGGGAGTACGTAGGCGGTATGGCAGAGAAATCGATCCACAAAATGGAACTTTGGACACTTTtgggtgaaaaaaacaaaacaaaaaacttttggTATAAATAGTGATGAAGCAAATTAAGTGTTACATAAAGAGTAGCCATTAATCCTCGGTTGTAAAACATCACTTCAACTtgtgaaagtcaaaataaaGCTAACTCGTGGCAGTGTGCCCAGTAAAAGTCCAACGTGTGGATGACAacaaaagagggggaaaaactTGTATCAGCCCTGAGCTCAGTTCAAACCCATTACATATGTTTTGTAAAGTCAGACACTCTACTTaagtctttatttatttatttttatttttagtcattGTCACCTTAGCTCACGTGTAGAAAGAATGATGCAGTGACAGACAGCAATACTTCAAAATTTGTGAACCACCACCAGTTATTTACCAatatatttatgtgtgtgtacatacatatatatatatatatatatatatatataaaaaattcccctctcaccctccgcgggtggtctcccactccaagctcgggtcctctaccagaggcctgggagcttgagggttctgcgcagtattttggctgttcctagcactgcactcttctggactgagatgtctgatgttgttcctggaatctgctgtagccactcctccagtttgggggtcactgccccaagcgccccaatgaccacgggcaccaccgaggccttcactttccaggccttctcaagctcttctttgaggccctggtatttctctagcttctcaagttcttttttcctgatgttgccatcgcttggtattgctatatccactacaacggccttcttctgctgtttgtccaccaccacaatgtccggttggttcgccatcaccatcttgtcagtctggatctgctagtcccacaggatcttggctcgcccgttctctgccaccttagggggtgcttcccactttgaacttggggcttccagtccatactctgcacagatgttcctgtacactatgccagccacttggttatgacgttccatgtatgctttccctgctagcatcttacaccctgctgttatgtgctggactgtctcaggggcctctttgcacagcctacaccttgggtcttgtctggtgtggtagatcttggcctctattgctctggtgttcagagcctgttcctgtgcagccatgatgagtgcctctgtgctgtccttcagtccagctttttccagccattggtaggatttcttgatgtcagccacttcacttatctgccgatggtacatcccatgtaggggtttgtcctcccatgatggtgtctctagccactcttcctctgtttgccattgtctgagacattcactgagcacgtcatccgttcgggccttttccttgatgtactcatggatcttggctgtttcatcccgaacagtggctctcacactcagtagtcctcggcctccttctttacggctagtgtacagtctcagggtgctggacttagggtggaaccctccgtgcatggttaggagcttccgtgtcttgacatctgtggtctgcgtctcttcctttggccatcttattattcctgcagggtatctgatgactggcagggcgtagctgtttattgcccggatcttgttcttgccatttagctgacttctgaggacttgccttactcgttgtaggtatttggctgtggctcctctccttgtggcttcatcgaggttgccatttgcttgttggataccaaggtacttgtagctgtcctcaatgtctgttattgttccttctgggagtgagaccccttctgtatggactaccttccctctctttgtcaccatgcgaccgcacttctctagtccgaatgacattccaatgtctgtgctgtagatcctggttgtgtggatcagtgaatcgatgtctcgctcgctcttggcatacaactttatgtcatccatgtataggaggtgactgatggtggccccatttttgagtcggtatccgtagccagtcttgttgattatttggctgagggggttcagacctatgcagaacagcagtggggacagagcatctccttggtatatgccacatttgatggagacttgtgcaattggcttgtaattggcctcaagggttgttttccacagtcccatcgagtttgcaatgaaggctctcaggttcctgttgatgttgtacagttccaagcattcagtgatccatgagtgtggcatggagtcgtaggctttcttgtaatcaatccaggcagtgcacaggttggtgtgtcgagtcttgcagtctcgggcgactgttccgtcaaccagcagctggtgtttggctcctctggtattgttgcctatgcctttctgtgttgtgctcatgtattgagccatgtgtacacttatcttagccgctatgatgcctgacatgatcttccatgttgtagggagacaggttattggccgatagttggatgggactgtaccctttgtgggatccttcaggatcaggactgtgcgtccttcagttaaccattcggggtgagttccaacttttagtagctggttcatttgttctgctaggcgctcatggagtgcagtgagcttcttaatccagtaggcatggatcatatctggcccgggtgctgtccagttcttcatacctgagactctctcttggatgtctgccacagtgatggtaactgggttctgctcagggtggttgctgtggtcttctcttagagagactagccattgtgcctcactgttgtgtgatgtgtccttctcccatatgcccttactactccagtaaaccaagtcagagggggtacatgaagagaatgtgggagcaatggaaactgcgatatccacactcaacactaaccactaaacaactagtgactcagtgctccaatatccagaaacggcaattgatatcacaacttgagattgacgaggtacaacacagatgccaagacaAACGAGAACCCGAATTCCAGGTCAGAggggagtcaacatcaactgcccaagaaATTGGGTACATAGCCCCAAGAggatatgcaagcctgaacaagacagcaactgacctgaaagataaaatcatgactcgaatgaacagcggccaaccccgacgccaactacaaaggctaagtgaagcaccaccagaaagcctggttgaagatctgaatgcagcactgagaacaatccctacaaccaccatcactgaaaccaataagttgatatacacttcagcaacagtaatcctggagatgcttggttacaagagcaatatcaagcatgggttccaagacccaccatggaaaagaaggttggaggctaagatcaagacagtgcggagagacgtgagccaactatcagagatccagaaaggtgcaatgaagaaaccagcacccaagaagtacagccagatgaacgtacctgaagcactagagactgccaaacagaggctcctagccctgtccagtcgcctaaagagatacacaagagaaagtgaagccaggcgaataaacaggcctatatatatatatatatatatatatatatatatatatatatatatatatatatatatatatatatatatatatatatatatatatatatatatatatatatatatatatatatatatatactataaaataggggtgtaaatcgcgggttttgtcacgatacgatatcatatcgatacaaagaactacgatacgatatttgccgatatcttaaagcctgctgcgattcattcacgatatatcgctataacaattcatacgcaaaatcaacaaggtactgcagactctttatttaggaaatcacaaaagtattgtagtatacaaagtgcttattttaacactgaactttgatgtcgtgttttttctttaaatgtgcggcgagatttgtgctcccggaatatttgatcaccgcatggcaggatttacaaactgcatgtgtcttgtccgttgagccatcttttctttggaatccaaagtgcttccaaacgaatgacttgaagcctaaaggggagcaaatttcctcgtctttttggac
Coding sequences:
- the rrs1 gene encoding ribosome biogenesis regulatory protein homolog → MATASCNFDELLAQAKRDEAEKLRSITVNKELELDFDLGNLLAYDKNPVEQRDLTGKKASDFLRSLARDNTQLLVNELWKLPTERIQEVVVAKLPEPTTPLPREKPPPKPRPPTKWEQFAKLKGIQKKKKTNLVWDETAKEWRRRWGYKRAKDDTKEWLIEVPQTADPNEDQFAKRVTAKKERVAKNELNRLRNIARAQKIKVPGAGLTPVAKQSKDELVRAAIVARTSTASVGKFQEKLPKEKLAKGAGKRRKFQPVVGDFSIEKDKQLELLKMMDSKRPKLDVTKAVNKQMREEDREEAAARNSKRGKQAGRKGRKNNVGGGGKGKGKKGGRVKPAGGQPQGRPSGGKKSKPRK